A stretch of Saccharothrix texasensis DNA encodes these proteins:
- the cysD gene encoding sulfate adenylyltransferase subunit CysD, with protein sequence MTTATALDTLGRLESEAIHIFREVAGEFDRPVILFSGGKDSTLLLHLAVKAFWPAPVPFPLLHVDTGHNFDEVIEFRDQVVARHGLRLEVAKVQDYIDDGRLAERPDGTRNPLQTVPLLDAITGHKFDAVFGGGRRDEERARAKERIFSLRNSFGQWEPRRQRPELWNLYNGRHRPGEHVRVFPLSNWTELDVWHYIAREGIELPSIYYAHRREVYLRDGMWLAEGPWGGPREGEEKLEKTIRYRTVGDGSCTGAVESDAADIEAVIAEVAASRLTERGATRADDRLSEAAMEDRKREGYF encoded by the coding sequence ATGACCACCGCGACAGCTCTCGACACGTTGGGCCGCCTGGAGTCCGAGGCGATCCACATCTTCCGCGAGGTGGCGGGCGAGTTCGACCGGCCGGTGATCCTCTTCTCCGGCGGCAAGGACTCCACCCTGCTGCTGCACCTCGCGGTCAAGGCCTTCTGGCCGGCGCCGGTGCCGTTCCCGCTGCTGCACGTGGACACCGGGCACAACTTCGACGAGGTCATCGAGTTCCGCGACCAGGTCGTGGCCCGCCACGGGCTGCGGCTGGAAGTCGCCAAGGTGCAGGACTACATCGACGACGGCCGGCTGGCCGAGCGCCCCGACGGCACGCGCAACCCGCTGCAGACCGTGCCGCTGCTGGACGCGATCACCGGCCACAAGTTCGACGCCGTGTTCGGCGGCGGTCGCCGGGACGAGGAGCGGGCCCGCGCCAAGGAGCGGATCTTCAGCCTGCGCAACTCCTTCGGCCAGTGGGAGCCGCGCCGGCAGCGCCCGGAGCTGTGGAACCTCTACAACGGCCGCCACCGCCCCGGCGAGCACGTCCGGGTGTTCCCGCTGTCCAACTGGACCGAGCTGGACGTGTGGCACTACATCGCCCGCGAGGGCATCGAGCTGCCGTCGATCTACTACGCCCACCGGCGCGAGGTGTACCTGCGCGACGGGATGTGGCTGGCGGAAGGCCCCTGGGGCGGTCCTCGCGAGGGCGAGGAGAAGCTCGAGAAGACCATCCGCTACCGGACCGTCGGCGACGGGTCGTGCACCGGCGCGGTCGAGTCCGACGCCGCCGACATCGAGGCCGTCATCGCCGAGGTGGCGGCCAGCAGGCTCACCGAGCGCGGCGCGACCCGCGCGGACGACCGGCTGTCCGAGGCCGCCATGGAAGACCGCAAGCGGGAGGGCTACTTCTAG
- a CDS encoding sulfate adenylyltransferase subunit 1, with protein sequence MSDLLRLATAGSVDDGKSTLVGRLLYDTKSVLADTLDAVHRASADRGLTTPDLSLLVDGLRSEREQGITIDVAYRYFATPKRSFVLADTPGHVQYTRNTVTGASTAQLGVLLVDARKGVIEQTRRHAAVLALLGVPRLVLAVNKIDLVDFDEVTFARIAKEFTAHATALGYAEDAVVEIPVSALAGDNVVERSARTPWYDGPTLLEHLESVPVEPDAHDAPFRFPVQYVIRPRTAEHPDYRGYAGQVAAGTVRVGDEIAVLPAGLRSTVTGIDTADGPLPEAAAGHSVTLLLAHDLDISRGDLIATAGQPPRVTDEFDATVCWLSEKPLTPGARVLVKHGTRTVQAIVTELRTRFDEQKLGSTDAPDSLSLNEIGQVSVRTAEPIPVDDYTKDRRTGAFLVIDAADGSTLAAGLVGAPLPEVDGVDSCTEGGDAALPDNHALVSPGP encoded by the coding sequence ATGAGCGACCTGTTGAGGTTGGCGACGGCGGGCAGCGTGGACGACGGCAAGTCCACGCTGGTCGGCAGGTTGCTGTACGACACCAAGTCGGTGCTGGCCGACACGCTGGACGCGGTGCACCGCGCCAGCGCCGACCGCGGCCTGACCACCCCGGACCTCTCGCTGCTGGTGGACGGCCTGCGCTCGGAACGCGAGCAGGGCATCACCATCGACGTGGCCTACCGCTACTTCGCCACGCCCAAGCGCTCGTTCGTGCTGGCCGACACCCCCGGCCACGTGCAGTACACCCGCAACACGGTGACCGGGGCGTCCACCGCGCAGCTCGGCGTCCTGCTGGTCGACGCGCGCAAGGGCGTCATCGAGCAGACCCGGAGGCACGCGGCCGTGCTGGCGCTGCTCGGCGTGCCGCGACTGGTGCTGGCGGTCAACAAGATCGACCTGGTCGACTTCGACGAGGTGACGTTCGCCCGCATCGCCAAGGAGTTCACCGCCCACGCCACCGCCCTCGGGTACGCCGAGGACGCCGTGGTGGAGATCCCCGTCTCCGCCCTGGCGGGCGACAACGTGGTGGAGCGCTCGGCGCGGACGCCCTGGTACGACGGCCCGACGCTGCTGGAGCACCTGGAGTCGGTGCCGGTCGAGCCGGACGCGCACGACGCGCCGTTCCGCTTCCCGGTGCAGTACGTGATCCGCCCGCGCACCGCCGAGCACCCGGACTACCGCGGCTACGCGGGCCAGGTCGCGGCGGGCACCGTGCGGGTCGGCGACGAGATCGCCGTGCTGCCCGCCGGGCTGCGCTCCACGGTGACCGGCATCGACACCGCCGACGGCCCGCTGCCGGAAGCCGCCGCGGGCCACTCGGTGACCCTGCTGCTGGCGCACGACCTCGACATCTCCCGCGGCGACCTGATCGCCACCGCCGGGCAGCCGCCGAGGGTGACCGACGAGTTCGACGCCACGGTGTGCTGGCTGTCGGAGAAGCCACTGACGCCGGGGGCGCGCGTGCTGGTCAAGCACGGCACGCGGACCGTGCAGGCGATCGTCACCGAGCTGCGCACCCGGTTCGACGAGCAGAAGCTCGGCAGCACCGACGCACCGGACTCCCTGTCCCTCAACGAGATCGGCCAGGTGTCGGTGCGCACCGCCGAGCCGATCCCGGTGGACGACTACACGAAGGACCGCCGCACGGGTGCGTTCCTGGTGATCGACGCCGCCGACGGGAGCACGTTGGCCGCCGGGCTCGTGGGCGCGCCGCTGCCGGAGGTGGACGGCGTGGACAGCTGTACCGAGGGCGGCGACGCCGCCCTGCCCGACAACCACGCCCTCGTCTCCCCCGGTCCCTGA
- a CDS encoding ABC transporter substrate-binding protein, whose amino-acid sequence MSSRILTKSLAIATALVALAACSRADTGVDNAAPAQDKGAAAEIRLGYFPNVTHAAALIGVDKGLFTKELGSTKLTTQTFNAGPEAVNALLGESLDATFIGSGPAINAYAKSKGEAVRLVSGATSGGAQLVVAPDIASPADLKGKVITTPQLGNTQDVALKKWLSDEKLAVGAGADQVNVTNTENSQSLDLFKKGDVQGAWAPEPWSSRLVLDAGAKVLLDEKDLWEGGKFPTTVLLVRTKFLQEHPQTVEALLRGHLAATDFALNSKVEAKQIVNKALKDLTGKALGEPVLDRAFDNIELTVDPQAKSFPQLAKDAVTAGVAKEAADVAGLADFTLLNKVLSAAGKPTVDTAGLDKK is encoded by the coding sequence GTGAGCAGCCGCATCCTGACCAAGTCCCTCGCCATAGCCACCGCCCTCGTCGCCCTCGCCGCCTGCTCGCGAGCGGACACCGGAGTCGACAACGCCGCGCCCGCGCAGGACAAGGGGGCGGCCGCGGAGATCCGCCTCGGCTACTTCCCCAACGTCACCCACGCCGCCGCGCTGATCGGCGTCGACAAGGGCCTGTTCACCAAGGAACTCGGCAGCACCAAGCTCACCACCCAGACGTTCAACGCGGGCCCCGAGGCGGTGAACGCGCTGCTCGGCGAGTCGCTGGACGCCACGTTCATCGGCTCCGGCCCGGCCATCAACGCCTACGCCAAGTCCAAGGGCGAGGCGGTCCGGCTCGTCTCCGGCGCCACCTCCGGCGGCGCGCAGCTCGTGGTCGCGCCCGACATCGCCTCGCCCGCCGACCTCAAGGGCAAGGTCATCACCACCCCGCAGCTCGGCAACACGCAGGACGTCGCGCTGAAGAAGTGGCTGTCCGACGAGAAGCTGGCGGTCGGCGCGGGCGCCGACCAGGTCAACGTCACCAACACGGAGAACTCGCAGTCGCTCGACCTGTTCAAGAAGGGCGACGTGCAGGGGGCGTGGGCGCCGGAGCCGTGGTCGTCGCGGCTGGTGCTCGACGCGGGCGCGAAGGTGCTGCTCGACGAGAAGGACCTGTGGGAGGGCGGCAAGTTCCCGACCACGGTGCTGCTGGTGCGCACCAAGTTCCTCCAGGAGCACCCGCAGACGGTCGAGGCGCTGCTGCGCGGCCACCTCGCGGCCACCGACTTCGCGCTCAACAGCAAGGTCGAGGCCAAGCAGATCGTCAACAAGGCGCTGAAGGACCTCACCGGCAAGGCGCTGGGCGAGCCGGTGCTGGACCGGGCGTTCGACAACATCGAGCTGACGGTCGACCCGCAGGCCAAGAGCTTCCCGCAACTGGCGAAGGACGCGGTGACCGCGGGTGTGGCGAAGGAGGCCGCCGACGTGGCCGGGCTCGCCGACTTCACCCTGCTGAACAAGGTGCTCTCGGCGGCGGGCAAGCCGACCGTGGACACCGCCGGGCTGGACAAGAAGTAA
- a CDS encoding ABC transporter ATP-binding protein, whose amino-acid sequence MTATLETPAAVSDVDAAVTLSGVRKVFGHGPAGVVALDGVDLSVAPGEFVCLLGASGCGKSTLLNLVAGLDAPTSGTIELTTSRPAVMFQEAALMPWLTAARNVELPLRLAGLKRGPRREKASELLSLVRLVGAGHKRPHELSGGMRQRVALARALASTLGSAEAGTPGLLLMDEPFAALDAITRDVLQAELVRVWRETSTAILFVTHDVREAVRLGQRVVLLSSRPGRVVREWSTVDCDEPAVIEDITTHLREVISGHAAA is encoded by the coding sequence ATGACCGCCACGCTTGAGACCCCCGCGGCCGTGTCCGACGTGGACGCCGCAGTGACCTTGTCCGGGGTGCGGAAGGTCTTCGGCCACGGCCCGGCCGGCGTCGTCGCGCTCGACGGCGTCGACCTGTCGGTCGCGCCGGGCGAGTTCGTGTGCCTGCTCGGCGCGTCCGGCTGCGGCAAGTCGACCTTGCTGAACCTGGTCGCCGGGCTGGACGCGCCCACCTCGGGCACCATCGAGCTGACCACGTCACGGCCCGCCGTGATGTTCCAGGAAGCCGCGCTCATGCCGTGGCTGACCGCGGCGCGCAACGTCGAGCTGCCGCTGCGGCTGGCGGGCCTCAAGCGGGGTCCGCGCCGGGAGAAGGCCAGCGAGCTGCTGTCGCTGGTGCGGCTGGTCGGCGCGGGCCACAAGCGCCCGCACGAGCTGTCCGGCGGCATGCGGCAGCGCGTGGCGCTGGCGCGCGCCCTGGCGTCCACGCTGGGCAGCGCCGAAGCGGGCACGCCCGGCCTGCTGCTGATGGACGAGCCGTTCGCCGCGCTGGACGCCATCACCCGCGACGTGCTCCAGGCGGAGCTGGTGCGGGTGTGGCGGGAGACGTCGACGGCGATCCTGTTCGTCACCCACGACGTGCGCGAGGCCGTGCGGCTGGGCCAGCGGGTCGTGCTGCTGTCCTCCCGGCCCGGCCGCGTGGTGCGCGAGTGGTCCACCGTGGACTGCGACGAGCCCGCCGTCATCGAGGACATCACGACCCACCTGCGAGAGGTGATCAGCGGTCATGCCGCAGCTTGA
- a CDS encoding ABC transporter permease codes for MPQLDTDLAAVGAGLDALDAPSQERRPSFGRRFVRTAVPPLIAFALLLGVWQALWAAALWPEYQLPSPSSVWAAVAEAIETGRAFEVLWTSVSRAVLGFLTAVVIATPLGLLIAKVRVVRAAIGSLLTGLQSLPSVAWVPAGILWFGATPTTIYFVVLMGSVPSIANGLVSGVDQIPPLLPRVGQALGAGRMAAARHILLPAALPGYLAGLKQGWAFSWRSLMAAEIIATSPQLGEGLGQYLHNGSALNDISMVIAAIFLILLVGVGIELLVFRPLERAVLRARGLTGAL; via the coding sequence ATGCCGCAGCTTGACACAGACCTCGCGGCGGTCGGCGCGGGTCTGGACGCGCTGGACGCACCGTCGCAGGAGCGGCGGCCGTCGTTCGGCCGGCGGTTCGTCCGGACCGCCGTGCCGCCGTTGATCGCGTTCGCCCTGCTGCTGGGCGTCTGGCAGGCGCTGTGGGCGGCAGCGCTGTGGCCGGAGTACCAGCTGCCGTCGCCCTCCTCGGTGTGGGCGGCGGTGGCCGAGGCCATCGAGACCGGCCGGGCGTTCGAGGTGCTGTGGACCTCGGTCAGCCGCGCCGTGCTCGGCTTCCTCACCGCCGTGGTGATCGCCACGCCCCTGGGGCTGCTGATCGCCAAGGTGCGGGTCGTGCGGGCGGCCATCGGATCGCTGTTGACGGGCCTGCAGTCGCTGCCGTCGGTGGCGTGGGTGCCGGCGGGCATCCTGTGGTTCGGCGCGACGCCCACGACCATCTACTTCGTCGTGCTGATGGGGTCGGTGCCGTCGATCGCCAACGGGCTGGTGTCCGGCGTCGACCAGATCCCGCCGCTGCTGCCGCGCGTCGGCCAGGCGTTGGGCGCGGGTCGGATGGCGGCGGCCCGGCACATCCTGCTGCCCGCCGCGCTGCCCGGCTACCTGGCCGGGTTGAAGCAGGGGTGGGCGTTCTCGTGGCGGTCGCTGATGGCGGCGGAGATCATCGCCACGTCGCCGCAGCTCGGCGAAGGGCTCGGGCAGTACCTGCACAACGGGTCGGCGTTGAACGACATCTCGATGGTGATCGCGGCGATCTTCCTGATCCTGCTGGTCGGCGTGGGGATCGAGCTGCTGGTGTTCCGGCCGTTGGAGCGGGCCGTGCTGCGGGCGCGCGGGTTGACGGGTGCGCTGTGA
- a CDS encoding sirohydrochlorin chelatase — protein MTALVAVAHGSRDPRSAAVVHQLLDVVRALSPSVDVRGSFLDLSAPLLGDVLRGVYADGHRSAVVVPLLLGKAFHARVDVPGAVADVRLPGLAVTIADVLGPDPRLESAALRRLASVGVRSRDRTLGVVLAGAGSSHAPANALVSSIADRWAAGSGWAGVEAAFASSATPDVPTAVARLRARGARRIAVASWFLAPGFLPDRVSRLAGPDALIAPPLGPDPEVAELILHRYHSALPTPLAATA, from the coding sequence GTGACCGCGTTGGTGGCCGTGGCGCACGGCAGTCGTGATCCGCGTTCGGCGGCCGTGGTGCACCAGTTGTTGGACGTGGTGCGGGCGTTGTCGCCGTCGGTGGACGTGCGCGGGTCCTTCCTGGACCTCTCCGCGCCGCTGCTGGGTGACGTGCTGCGCGGGGTGTACGCGGACGGTCACCGTTCGGCCGTGGTGGTGCCGTTGTTGCTGGGCAAGGCTTTCCACGCGCGGGTGGACGTGCCGGGCGCGGTGGCGGACGTGCGGCTGCCCGGCTTGGCCGTGACGATCGCCGACGTCCTCGGGCCGGACCCGCGGCTGGAGTCGGCCGCCCTGCGCCGCCTGGCGTCGGTCGGCGTCCGTTCCCGCGACCGCACGCTCGGCGTGGTCCTGGCGGGCGCGGGCTCGTCCCACGCGCCGGCGAACGCCCTGGTGTCCTCCATCGCCGACCGCTGGGCCGCCGGCTCCGGCTGGGCGGGCGTCGAGGCGGCCTTCGCCTCCTCCGCCACCCCCGACGTGCCCACGGCGGTCGCCCGCCTGCGTGCCCGAGGCGCGCGCCGCATCGCCGTGGCGTCCTGGTTCCTGGCCCCGGGCTTCCTCCCGGACCGCGTGTCCCGCCTGGCCGGCCCCGACGCCCTCATCGCCCCACCCCTGGGCCCGGACCCCGAAGTGGCCGAACTGATCCTCCACCGCTACCACTCGGCCCTGCCGACCCCCCTGGCCGCCACCGCCTGA
- a CDS encoding helix-turn-helix domain-containing protein encodes MAGELRDWIPVRTAADRLRVSPEQVRELVRSGDLDAIKPGRDVLVRSEAVERRATVVKPKAGRPLSPSMAWAVLWLASDVKPPWLSSSELVRARRHVRRPLSEWPRLLAGRAQVHRARMPDATRKRVRSLTGVAVGGPWAARLHGANLVLPDGEPDEWYLAPAAFDTLRTMKGIGWQSASPNVVIRVVPDSLPAALVSQIFHHVTVSRGTAAADLLDLGDDRSRRAAAELLGRND; translated from the coding sequence ATGGCAGGGGAGCTTCGGGACTGGATACCGGTCCGCACGGCTGCGGACCGGTTGAGGGTCTCGCCTGAGCAGGTTCGCGAACTCGTCCGATCCGGCGACCTCGATGCGATCAAGCCCGGTCGCGATGTGCTCGTGCGTTCCGAGGCGGTCGAGCGTCGGGCGACCGTGGTGAAGCCCAAGGCCGGACGTCCGTTGTCGCCTTCGATGGCATGGGCCGTGCTGTGGCTGGCGTCGGACGTGAAGCCACCCTGGTTGTCCTCGTCGGAACTGGTCCGAGCCCGACGCCATGTCCGCCGACCGCTGTCGGAGTGGCCTCGACTCCTGGCCGGACGGGCTCAGGTGCACCGGGCGCGGATGCCCGACGCCACTCGGAAACGTGTCCGGTCGCTGACCGGCGTCGCAGTCGGCGGACCGTGGGCGGCCCGGCTGCACGGCGCCAACCTGGTGCTGCCGGACGGTGAACCTGATGAGTGGTACCTCGCTCCAGCAGCCTTCGACACCTTGCGGACGATGAAGGGCATCGGCTGGCAATCGGCCTCACCCAATGTGGTGATTCGCGTCGTGCCCGACAGCCTGCCGGCCGCACTCGTGTCGCAGATCTTCCACCACGTCACGGTCTCGCGCGGAACTGCGGCGGCCGATCTGCTGGACCTCGGTGACGACCGGTCCCGCCGTGCTGCGGCCGAACTGTTGGGAAGGAACGACTAA
- a CDS encoding MarR family winged helix-turn-helix transcriptional regulator, with protein sequence MSGVEPRTEAGDVLTEVVMRTFRLYGGFLEAAEVMTKPVGLTAAWWQVLGAVLREPLPVSGIAREMSLTRQSVQRIADLLVEKGLAEYLPNPAHKRAKLLHPTTAGHDAISRLARAQHAFTNRISAQVDLADLRTTLRVMERLVEALDADEL encoded by the coding sequence GTGAGCGGGGTCGAGCCCCGCACCGAGGCGGGGGACGTGCTGACCGAGGTCGTCATGCGCACGTTCCGCCTCTACGGCGGGTTCCTGGAGGCGGCGGAGGTGATGACGAAACCGGTCGGCCTGACCGCCGCGTGGTGGCAGGTCCTCGGCGCCGTCCTGCGCGAACCGCTGCCCGTGTCGGGCATCGCCCGGGAGATGAGCCTGACCAGGCAGAGCGTGCAACGCATCGCCGACCTGCTGGTGGAGAAGGGGCTGGCCGAGTACCTGCCCAACCCGGCCCACAAGCGCGCCAAGCTGCTCCACCCGACCACCGCGGGCCACGACGCCATCTCCCGCCTGGCCCGGGCCCAGCACGCCTTCACCAACCGCATCTCGGCCCAGGTGGACCTCGCCGACCTGCGCACCACGCTCAGGGTGATGGAACGGCTGGTGGAGGCGTTGGACGCGGATGAGCTCTAG
- a CDS encoding DJ-1/PfpI family protein, producing MKTETVHLALYDTLADWEFGYATAQINLPQFQKAPGRYRVRTVGATLDPVTSIGGLRITPDLALADVDPADSAMLILPGADTWESGGNAAFGAAARRWLDAGVPVAAICGATVGLAAEGLLNDRPHGGNTVRQLAAVPGYTGAPLFSGERAVRADGVITAGAASALEFAREIFVELDLYEPAVLEAWYGLYRTGDPSWFGKLVAAVS from the coding sequence ATGAAGACGGAGACGGTCCACCTCGCCCTCTACGACACGCTCGCCGACTGGGAGTTCGGGTACGCGACGGCGCAGATCAACCTGCCGCAGTTCCAGAAGGCGCCCGGCCGGTACCGGGTGCGGACCGTCGGCGCCACGCTCGACCCCGTGACCTCCATCGGCGGCCTGCGGATCACGCCGGACCTGGCGTTGGCCGACGTCGACCCGGCGGACAGCGCGATGCTGATCCTGCCCGGCGCGGACACGTGGGAGAGCGGTGGCAACGCGGCGTTCGGGGCGGCGGCCCGGCGGTGGCTCGACGCGGGCGTGCCGGTGGCGGCGATCTGCGGCGCGACCGTCGGCCTGGCCGCCGAGGGCCTGCTGAACGACCGCCCGCACGGCGGCAACACGGTGCGGCAGTTGGCGGCCGTGCCCGGGTACACCGGTGCGCCGCTGTTCAGCGGCGAGCGGGCGGTGCGGGCGGACGGCGTGATCACGGCGGGCGCGGCGTCGGCGTTGGAGTTCGCGCGGGAGATCTTCGTGGAGCTGGACCTGTACGAGCCGGCCGTGCTGGAGGCCTGGTACGGCCTGTACCGGACGGGCGACCCGTCGTGGTTCGGCAAGCTCGTCGCCGCGGTGTCGTGA
- a CDS encoding enoyl-CoA hydratase-related protein, with translation MADELVHYEVRRGIATITLDSPHNRNALSAQLRAELTGHLETATADDAVRVIVLSHTGPVFCSGMDLKEAGGASADQQGVNEFPAILRQLWTSPKPVVARLAGPARAGGVGLVAACDIAVAADTATFAFSEVRIGVVPAVISVTVLPRLLPRAAHELFLTGETFAAPKAVAIGLINSAVPADGLDAEVTRYTDMLALGAPTALAATKRMLQEPRSADLGEVFADMLALSARHFGGPEGQEGIAAFVGKRKPSWVPRDETGAED, from the coding sequence ATGGCAGACGAGCTGGTCCACTACGAGGTGCGGCGTGGCATCGCGACGATCACGCTGGACTCCCCCCACAACCGCAACGCCCTGTCCGCGCAGCTGCGCGCCGAGCTGACCGGGCACCTGGAGACCGCGACGGCCGACGACGCCGTGCGCGTGATCGTGCTGAGCCACACCGGACCGGTGTTCTGCTCGGGCATGGACCTCAAGGAGGCGGGCGGCGCGAGCGCCGACCAGCAGGGGGTCAACGAGTTCCCGGCGATCCTGCGGCAGCTCTGGACCAGCCCGAAGCCCGTGGTGGCACGGCTGGCGGGCCCGGCGCGCGCGGGCGGCGTCGGCCTGGTCGCGGCGTGCGACATCGCGGTCGCGGCGGACACGGCCACGTTCGCGTTCAGCGAGGTCCGCATCGGCGTGGTGCCCGCGGTCATCTCGGTGACCGTGCTGCCCCGCCTGCTGCCCCGGGCCGCGCACGAGCTGTTCCTGACCGGCGAGACGTTCGCCGCACCGAAGGCCGTCGCCATCGGCCTGATCAACTCCGCCGTGCCCGCCGACGGCCTCGACGCCGAGGTCACCCGCTACACCGACATGCTCGCGCTCGGCGCGCCGACCGCCCTGGCCGCCACCAAGCGGATGCTCCAGGAGCCCCGGTCCGCCGACCTGGGCGAGGTGTTCGCCGACATGCTGGCCCTGTCCGCACGGCACTTCGGCGGCCCCGAGGGCCAGGAGGGCATCGCCGCGTTCGTCGGCAAGCGCAAGCCCTCGTGGGTTCCCCGCGACGAGACCGGCGCCGAGGACTGA
- a CDS encoding barstar family protein → MSHRHVVRRGAHSKQAAIGAIAEALSFPGWFGHNLDALYDCLTDLSWLPEGEHVLEWEGGNDAVEAVLADAAARTAELGDRVLTVVYTD, encoded by the coding sequence ATGAGCCACCGGCACGTGGTGCGCCGGGGCGCGCACTCGAAGCAGGCCGCCATCGGGGCCATCGCGGAGGCGTTGAGCTTCCCCGGCTGGTTCGGCCACAACCTGGACGCGCTGTACGACTGCCTGACCGACCTGTCGTGGCTGCCCGAGGGCGAGCACGTGCTGGAGTGGGAGGGCGGCAACGACGCCGTGGAAGCCGTGCTGGCGGACGCGGCCGCCCGAACCGCCGAGCTGGGCGACCGCGTCCTGACCGTCGTCTACACCGACTGA
- a CDS encoding ribonuclease domain-containing protein, producing the protein MTPARRLSVALLGLIALVVVGYFAKDLTGTSSDPAPPSSSSSSSSASVPGAGSGLPVEPLSSLPAQVKATWELIGKGGPFPYPRNDGVTFQNREKVLPAKPSDYYREYTVPTPGSDDRGARRLVTGSSDEVYYTADHYESFVVVDVSG; encoded by the coding sequence GTGACTCCCGCCCGGCGGCTCTCCGTCGCACTGCTCGGCCTGATCGCGCTGGTCGTGGTCGGCTACTTCGCCAAGGACCTCACCGGCACGTCGTCGGACCCCGCGCCGCCCTCGTCGTCTTCGTCGTCGTCTTCGGCTTCGGTGCCGGGCGCGGGCTCGGGGCTGCCGGTCGAGCCGCTGTCGAGCCTGCCCGCCCAGGTCAAGGCCACGTGGGAGCTGATCGGCAAGGGCGGCCCGTTCCCGTACCCGCGCAACGACGGCGTGACGTTCCAGAACCGCGAGAAGGTGCTGCCCGCCAAACCGTCCGACTACTACCGGGAGTACACCGTGCCCACGCCGGGCAGCGACGACCGCGGCGCGCGGCGGCTCGTGACCGGGTCGTCCGACGAGGTGTACTACACGGCCGACCACTACGAGTCGTTCGTCGTCGTGGACGTGAGCGGATGA
- a CDS encoding zinc-binding dehydrogenase: MFAVYAAEPSPQDPIAALRVGERPEPEVPEGWVKVAVKAASLNMHDLWTLRGVGIKPEQFPMTLGCDGAGVLEDGTEVVLHSVIGDPDWSGDETLDPRRTLLTEKHQGTFADYVVVPGRNALPKPAGLSFAEAACMGTAWLTAYRMLFVNSGLRPGQTMLVQGASGGVSTALVQLGRAAGFRVWVTGRTEEKRALAESLGAHQAFESGARLPERVDAVFETVGKATWSHSMKALKPGGTLVISGATSGDASAAELPRLFFLQLRVVGSTMGTREELRDLLSFCDLTGLRPQIGAELPFERVEEGLRAMLDGETAGKIVFTRG; this comes from the coding sequence ATGTTCGCCGTCTACGCAGCCGAGCCGAGCCCCCAAGACCCGATCGCCGCCCTGCGCGTGGGCGAACGACCGGAGCCCGAAGTGCCGGAGGGCTGGGTGAAGGTGGCCGTCAAGGCGGCGAGCCTCAACATGCACGACCTGTGGACGCTGCGCGGCGTGGGGATCAAGCCGGAGCAGTTCCCGATGACCCTGGGCTGCGACGGCGCGGGCGTGCTGGAGGACGGCACGGAGGTCGTGCTGCACTCCGTGATCGGCGACCCCGACTGGTCCGGCGACGAGACGCTCGACCCGCGCCGCACCCTGCTCACCGAGAAGCACCAGGGCACGTTCGCCGACTACGTCGTCGTGCCCGGGCGCAACGCGCTGCCGAAGCCGGCGGGGCTGAGCTTCGCCGAGGCGGCGTGCATGGGCACGGCGTGGCTGACCGCCTACCGGATGCTGTTCGTGAACTCGGGGCTGCGGCCGGGGCAGACGATGCTGGTGCAGGGCGCGTCCGGCGGCGTGTCGACGGCGTTGGTGCAGCTGGGCCGCGCGGCGGGTTTCCGCGTGTGGGTGACCGGCCGCACCGAGGAGAAGCGGGCGTTGGCCGAGAGCCTCGGCGCGCACCAGGCGTTCGAGTCCGGCGCCCGGCTGCCCGAACGGGTGGACGCGGTGTTCGAGACCGTCGGCAAGGCCACCTGGTCGCACTCGATGAAGGCCCTCAAGCCGGGCGGCACGCTGGTCATCTCCGGCGCGACGAGCGGTGACGCGTCGGCGGCCGAGCTGCCGCGGCTGTTCTTCCTCCAGCTGCGGGTGGTCGGCTCGACCATGGGCACGCGCGAGGAGCTGCGCGACCTGCTCTCGTTCTGCGACCTGACCGGCCTGCGCCCGCAGATCGGGGCGGAGCTGCCGTTCGAGCGGGTCGAGGAGGGCTTGCGCGCGATGCTCGACGGCGAGACCGCGGGCAAGATCGTCTTCACGCGCGGCTGA